A genomic window from Gossypium hirsutum isolate 1008001.06 chromosome D10, Gossypium_hirsutum_v2.1, whole genome shotgun sequence includes:
- the LOC107944159 gene encoding 7-deoxyloganetic acid glucosyltransferase: MIKLAELLAIAGFKLTFLNSHHNHERLVKFNNIAAHSDRYPGFQFKTITDGLPLDHPRSGNWFLDTLEDTIELKMKESLREVLVNSSPPVDCIIGDGVLSFALDVAKELGIPIIIFHTNSPRSFWVSYSIPDIIQAGELPINGTEDMDRLITTVPGMETYLRCRDLPTFCRKLDIEDSFMKLVVKKTRKSLQADALILNTAEELDGPILSQIRTKCPRVYAVGPLHAQLNTRLNVKHGESYDHFSNTLWEVDKSCIFWLNKQPNRSVIYVSFGSITSTSREQLLVLCYGLLNSKTKFLFIVRPNSVIGKDGEGEDVVMELMEKSKDRGYIVNWAPQEAVLNHPAVGGFFTHNGWNSTLESIVARVPMICWPYFADQHVNSRVVSEVWKIGLDMKDVCDRKIVEKMVNDVMVDRKEEFAKSASEMA; this comes from the exons ATGATTAAGCTAGCTGAACTGCTAGCTATTGCCGGCTTCAAGCTCACTTTCCTCAACTCCCACCACAACCATGAACGCTTGGTCAAGTTCAACAATATTGCTGCCCATTCTGATAGATACCCAGGGTTCCAATTCAAGACCATAACCGATGGTCTCCCTCTTGATCATCCTAGGTCAGGGAACTGGTTCCTTGATACGTTAGAAGATACCATAGAACTTAAGATGAAGGAAAGTTTGAGAGAGGTACTTGTGAATAGTAGCCCGCCTGTAGACTGCATTATTGGAGATGGGGTTTTAAGCTTTGCTCTTGATGTTGCAAAGGAGCTTGGAATCcccattattatttttcataccaACAGTCCTCGTAGTTTCTGGGTTAGTTATTCTATCCCTGATATAATCCAAGCTGGGGAGCTTCCTATCAATG GAACTGAAGACATGGACCGGTTAATAACGACAGTGCCAGGCATGGAAACTTATCTTCGATGTCGAGACCTTCCTACTTTTTGTCGAAAACTGGACATTGAAGATTCATTTATGAAGCTAGTCGTAAAAAAGACACGAAAGAGCCTTCAAGCAGATGCCTTGATACTCAACACCGCCGAAGAGCTCGATGGGCCTATACTATCTCAAATACGCACCAAATGCCCTCGTGTCTATGCCGTTGGACCCTTACATGCTCAATTAAACACTAGACTCAATGTAAAACATGGAGAATCATATGATCATTTCTCGAATACACTTTGGGAAGTGGATAAAAGCTGCATCTTTTGGCTCAATAAGCAACCAAATCGATCTGTTATCTATGTAAGTTTTGGTAGCATTACGAGCACGTCAAGGGAGCAACTTTTAGTGCTTTGCTATGGACTTCTTAACAGTAAAACGAAGTTCTTGTTTATTGTAAGGCCAAATTCCGTGATTGGAAAAGATGGTGAAGGGGAGGATGTTGTAATGGAGCTTATGGAGAAGAGTAAGGATCGAGGTTACATTGTAAATTGGGCACCACAAGAGGCGGTCTTGAACCACCCAGCCGTTGGCGGGTTCTTTACGCATAATGGATGGAACTCGACTTTGGAGAGCATCGTCGCACGGGTGCCTATGATTTGCTGGCCTTACTTTGCTGACCAACACGTGAATAGTAGGGTTGTGAGTGAGGTGTGGAAAATAGGGTTGGATATGAAGGATGTATGTGATAGAAAGATAGTTGAGAAAATGGTAAATGATGTGATGGTGGATCGAAAGGAGGAGTTTGCAAAATCCGCATCTGAAATGGCTTAA
- the LOC121222608 gene encoding 7-deoxyloganetic acid glucosyltransferase — MKLVVKKTRKSLQADALILNTAEELDGPIVSQICTKCPRVYAVGPLHAQLNTRLNVKHGELYDHFSNTLWEVDKSCIFWLNKQPNRSVIYVSFGSITSMSREQLLELCYGLLNSKTKFLFIVRPNSVIGKDGEGEDVVMELMEKSKDRGYIVNWAPQEAVLNHPAVGGFFTHNGWNSTLESIVARVPMICWPYFTDQHVNNRVVSEVWKIGLDMKDVCDRKIVEKMVNDVMVDRKEEFAKSASEMAKVTNQSVNVGGSSYSNLDCLVEDIRIMSLKKLTK; from the coding sequence ATGAAGCTAGTCGTAAAAAAGACACGAAAGAGCCTTCAAGCAGATGCCTTGATACTCAACACCGCCGAAGAGCTCGATGGGCCTATAGTATCTCAAATATGCACCAAATGCCCTCGTGTCTATGCCGTTGGACCCTTACATGCTCAATTAAACACTAGACTCAATGTAAAACATGGAGAATTATATGATCATTTCTCGAATACACTTTGGGAAGTGGATAAAAGCTGCATCTTTTGGCTCAATAAGCAACCAAATCGATCTGTTATCTATGTAAGTTTTGGTAGCATTACGAGCATGTCAAGGGAGCAACTTTTAGAGCTTTGCTATGGACTTCTTAACAGTAAAACGAAGTTCTTGTTTATTGTAAGGCCAAATTCCGTGATTGGAAAAGATGGTGAAGGGGAGGATGTTGTAATGGAGCTTATGGAGAAGAGTAAGGATCGAGGTTACATTGTAAATTGGGCACCACAAGAGGCGGTCTTGAACCACCCAGCCGTTGGCGGGTTCTTTACGCATAATGGATGGAACTCGACTTTGGAGAGCATCGTCGCACGGGTGCCTATGATTTGCTGGCCTTACTTTACTGACCAACACGTGAATAATAGGGTTGTGAGTGAGGTGTGGAAAATAGGGTTGGATATGAAGGATGTATGTGATAGAAAGATAGTTGAGAAAATGGTAAATGATGTGATGGTGGATCGAAAGGAGGAGTTTGCAAAATCCGCATCTGAAATGGCTAAGGTAACCAATCAAAGTGTTAATGTTGGTGGGTCTTCTTATAGTAATTTGGACTGTTTAGTTGAAGATATTAGAATAATGAGCTTGAAAAAACTCACAAAATGA
- the LOC107917060 gene encoding 7-deoxyloganetic acid glucosyltransferase, producing the protein MVAVHQSPHVLIFPFPAQGHVNSMLKLAELLALASLRVTFLNSEYNHESLVRHTDILSRFAQYPGFKFETIPDGLSQDHPRVGFAMKDMFASLELITKPIFKQMLFEINPPPDCIIGDGVLGLTFDVANELGIPIIPFRTISAGCVWVFSSIFDMIQAGELPIKGNQDLDCLITSVAGMETFLRFRDLPSFSQVSDVKDPLLQLMARETSKNFKANGLILNTYEELEGATLSQMRNKSKCPKIYTIGPLHEHLKARLADTNQTLSDRSSNSFREVDRSCISWLDKQPKGSVVYVSFGSIAVLPREKLMEFWFGLVNSGKRFLWVLRPENVPRNDGECDGVPTELVEGTKERGYIVDWAPQEDVLSHGAIGGFLTHSGWNSTLESVTAGVPMICWPCFGDQQLNSRFVEEVWKLGLDMKDVCDRRVVEQMVNDLMVEKREEILKSAAEFAKLAKGSVNVGGSSYCNLDCLIEDIRMMNKNC; encoded by the exons ATGGTGGCAGTGCACCAATCCCCTCATGTACTCATCTTCCCTTTCCCAGCACAAGGCCATGTGAATTCCATGCTCAAGCTTGCTGAGCTTTTGGCACTTGCAAGCCTAAGGGTCACCTTCCTAAACTCCGAGTACAACCATGAAAGTCTCGTTCGTCACACCGATATTCTTTCCCGTTTTGCTCAATATCCAGGGTTCAAATTCGAGACGATACCGGATGGTCTTTCCCAAGATCATCCTCGTGTAGGCTTTGCCATGAAGGATATGTTTGCGAGCTTGGAATTGATAACCAAGCCAATTTTCAAACAAATGTTGTTTGAGATTAACCCACCTCCAGATTGTATCATAGGAGATGGTGTTTTAGGGCTTACCTTTGATGTTGCTAACGAGCTTGGGATCCCCATTATTCCATTTCGTACCATTAGTGCTGGTTGCGTATGGGTTTTTTCCTCTATTTTTGATATGATCCAAGCAGGAGAGCTTCCAATCAAAG GTAATCAAGACTTGGATTGCTTGATAACAAGTGTAGCAGGCATGGAAACTTTTCTTAGATTCCGAGACCTTCCTAGCTTCAGCCAAGTTAGTGATGTAAAGGACCCACTTCTCCAACTTATGGCCCGAGAAACAAGCAAAAATTTCAAGGCCAATGGACTCATTTTAAACACTTACGAAGAGCTAGAAGGAGCTACATTATCTCAAATGCGGAACAAGTCCAAGTGTCCCAAAATCTACACCATTGGACCTCTCCATGAGCATCTCAAGGCAAGACTTGCCGACACGAATCAGACATTGTCGGATCGATCCTCGAATAGTTTTAGGGAAGTTGATCGGAGTTGCATCTCATGGCTTGATAAGCAACCAAAGGGATCTGTTGTTTATGTAAGTTTCGGTAGCATTGCAGTTTTGCCGAGGGAGAAACTCATGGAGTTTTGGTTTGGGCTTGTCAATAGTGGAAAGAGGTTCTTGTGGGTCTTAAGGCCCGAGAATGTGCCTAGAAACGACGGGGAATGTGACGGTGTACCAACGGAGCTCGTGGAAGGGACAAAAGAAAGAGGGTACATAGTGGATTGGGCTCCACAGGAAGATGTCTTGTCCCATGGGGCAATCGGTGGGTTTTTGACTCATAGCGGATGGAATTCGACTTTGGAGAGCGTGACAGCGGGGGTGCCCATGATTTGTTGGCCTTGCTTTGGTGACCAACAATTGAACAGTAGGTTTGTGGAAGAAGTCTGGAAATTAGGATTAGATATGAAGGATGTGTGTGATAGAAGAGTTGTGGAGCAAATGGTGAATGATTTAATGGTGGAAAAAAGGGAGGAGATTTTGAAATCAGCTGCTGAATTTGCTAAATTGGCTAAAGGATCTGTGAATGTTGGTGGGTCTTCGTATTGTAATTTGGACTGTCTAATTGAGGACATAAGAATGAtgaataaaaattgttaa